A window of the Lactuca sativa cultivar Salinas chromosome 7, Lsat_Salinas_v11, whole genome shotgun sequence genome harbors these coding sequences:
- the LOC111879812 gene encoding disease resistance protein RUN1, which produces MSSPVAHFGTYDVFLSFRGEDTRNAFTDHLYEALVQAGLRTFRDNDEIDRGEELKPEIDRAIKESRASVVVLSENYATSTWCLEELWLILEQRKKCNHYVLPVFYHVDPSDVRKQSEPFKIKVNTSPKWTDDNVNRWKAALAKVADLTGLVLSGPETQLLKDIVDIIYNKLDCKQVYLPSNLIGMETRDKEINFWLKQSDAEFLAICGMGGSGKTTLARYIVYSNSQNFESVSIVEDIGSRCKEPHDLLQLQEKLFRDISGGKRRKIPSVSQGTFKIEEVLQVKKALIVLDDIVEPSQLVGLLGSAYINKQSKIIITTRENNIGKWFESKPWRCQEYQMKLLDDNESLELLSRHAFGSKRLMEGYEELAKRVLQYCEGNPLALEVLGSLLAEDNSILFWKSTLSLLGRDIDSGIKRVLIRSYNSLPHDSNKQLFLHIACFFVGKDKDYVVNILEPDYSAVSGIKTLTNRCLLSLSLNNKLMMHPLLQEMGRTIVHQESPKDPAKRSRVWRNKDSYDVLRKGKGSETLEGLALDMKMLTEEKMNHSLTSLDLKTDSLKKMDHLKVLQLNFVHLTGSYENVSEDLRWLCWIGFHKRIIPPNLLMASLVAIDMSSSNLEAFNPPIVLPLLQILNLKDSHNLLFVDNIFRLPKLETLILGNCKSLVHVCETIGGLPRLVLLDITGCKRLRKKVNLLAGINATTSGGGITEQPSFFLPRSVQRLFLKDCNLKNNFSFPLSFSFQPLLQYLNLCNNLFEFLPDYSHLKNLRVLDLSLCSRLKSLLCLPSTLAELYTYYCKSLERITFQSPRFTLQEFGYQGCINLNEIEGFIKLIPIATLKGTDLGHMKWLKEYQDHEVRLVGDDELTIGRSWQVQMLYEFNIRSTSLPHIEDPNMRPEYISKSSSLSFEVPFPPKNRMLKGLDVTFRYKMSGNHCAWFAKISTTNDVDFIYNPKVFGDPGFDEVGVWFSYWPIGNILNAGDKVNVSIDVISGLEVYECGASFVYINDGLRYETPENDMEGVENLGNLSDFRLSSGSYYLCRRDFFELMEVGRLPRGWFRNIIGDMVDHTEVRGWSNTGRPKKLNPSFTELKYVSCIIHGPESEQVYKIPKKPKSLFVNKATEFTSSM; this is translated from the exons ATGAGTTCTCCAGTGGCTCATTTTGGCACGTATGACGTCTTTCTAAGCTTTAGAGGCGAAGATACTCGAAATGCTTTTACAGATCATCTCTATGAGGCATTAGTGCAAGCAGGACTTCGCACTTTTAGGGATAATGATGAAATAGATAGAGGTGAAGAACTGAAGCCTGAGATCGATAGAGCAATCAAAGAATCGAGGGCTTCAGTAGTTGTATTATCAGAGAACTATGCAACTTCCACATGGTGCCTTGAAGAGCTTTGGTTGATTCTTGAACAAAGGAAGAAGTGCAATCACTATGTTCTACCGGTGTTTTATCACGTTGATCCTTCAGATGTAAGGAAACAGAGTGAGCCTTTCAAGATAAAAGTCAACACCTCGCCAAAGTGGACTGATGATAACGTGAATCGGTGGAAGGCGGCCCTTGCGAAGGTTGCCGATTTGACTGGTCTGGTTCTTTCAGG GCCTGAAACACAACTTTTAAAGGATATTGttgatattatttataataaacttGATTGCAAACAAGTTTATCTTCCATCGAATCTAATAGGGATGGAAACTCGGGATAAGGAGATAAATTTCTGGCTAAAGCAATCTGATGCCGAATTTTTGGCAATCTGTGGGATGGGAGGAAGCGGGAAAACGACATTGGCCCGATACATTGTGTACTCAAATTCCCAAAACTTTGAAAGCGTTAGTATTGTCGAAGACATCGGAAGTAGATGTAAAGAACCACATGATTTGCTTCAGTTACAAGAAAAACTTTTTAGAGATATTTCAGGAGGCAAGAGGAGGAAAATACCCAGTGTTAGTCAAGGTACATTCAAGATTGAAGAGGTCTTACAAGTGAAGAAGGCACTTATTGTTCTTGATGACATTGTTGAACCGAGCCAGTTGGTAGGTTTACTTGGATCCGCTTACATTAACAAGCAAAGCAAGATAATAATAACAACTAGGGAAAATAATATTGGTAAATGGTTTGAGTCCAAACCTTGGAGGTGTCAAGAGTACCAAATGAAGTTACTAGATGACAATGAATCATTAGAGCTTCTAAGTCGACATGCCTTTGGATCCAAACGTCTGATGGAAGGTTATGAAGAGCTTGCAAAACGGGTATTGCAGTATTGTGAAGGAAATCCATTGGCTCTTGAAGTTTTGGGTTCCTTGCTAGCAGAGGATAATAGCATCCTATTTTGGAAAAGTACATTGAGCTTATTGGGAAGAGATATTGATTCTGGAATTAAACGTGTACTGATTAGGAGCTACAACTCTTTGCCACATGACTCTAACAAACAGTTGTTTTTGCATATTGCTTGTTTCTTTGTAGGCAAAGACAAGGATTATGTGGTGAATATATTGGAGCCTGATTACTCTGCAGTAtctgggattaaaaccctaactaATAGATGCCTTTTATCTCTTTCACTAAACAACAAACTAATGATGCATCCTTTGCTTCAAGAGATGGGGAGAACAATAGTACACCAAGAATCACCAAAGGACCCTGCAAAACGCAGTAGAGTCTGGCGTAATAAGGATTCTTATGATGTTTTGCGAAAAGGAAAG GGTTCTGAAACACTGGAAGGTCTAGCACTTGACATGAAAATGTTGACCGAAGAAAAGATGAACCATTCACTCACG TCATTAGACCTCAAGACTGATTCTCTAAAAAAGATGGATCACCTAAAAGTGCTCCAGCTTAATTTTGTGCATCTCACTGGATCCTACGAAAATGTTTCTGAAGATTTAAGATGGCTCTGCTGGATTGGGTTTCATAAAAGAATCATACCTCCCAACTTACTCATGGCAAGCTTGGTGGCCATAGATATGAGCTCTAGCAACTTGGAAGCATTCAATCCACCCATT GTTCTTCCATTACTACAGATTCTAAATCTTAAAGACTCTCACAATCTATTGTTTGTTGACAATATTTTCAGACTCCCTAAGCTGGAGACTTTGATTCTTGGAAATTGTAAAAGTTTGGTTCATGTTTGTGAAACCATTGGAGGCCTTCCAAGGCTTGTTCTATTGGATATCACTGGGTGTAAACGCTTGCGCAAGAAAGTAAATCTGTTAGCAGGGATAAATGCGACTACTTCTGGTGGTGGAATTACAGAACAACCTTCCTTTTTTTTGCCACGTTCAGTGCAACGCCTATTCCTTAAGGACTGCAACCTAAAAAATAACTTTTCCTTTCCTCTGAGCTTCAGTTTCCAACCTCTCTTGCAGTACTTGAATCTCTGCAATAACCTATTTGAATTCCTTCCTGATTACAGTCATCTTAAAAATCTCCGGGTGCTTGACTTGAGTTTATGTTCCAGACTTAAAAGCCTCCTATGTCTCCCGAGTACACTTGCAGAATTGTATACATATTATTGCAAGTCACTGGAGAGAATAACTTTCCAATCACCTCGATTCACATTGCAAGAATTTGGCTACCAAGGttgtataaatttgaatgaaattgaAGGCTTTATCAAACTGATACCGATAGCCACATTGAAAGGAACAGATTTGGGACATATGAAGTGGCTAAAAGAATATCAAGATCATGAAGTTCGCTTGGTTGGTGATGATGAGCTGACCATAGGCAGAAGTTGGCAAGTCCAG ATGTTGTATGAGTTCAATATAAGGAGCACATCTCTTCCACACATAGAGGATCCAAACATGAGACCTGAGTATATATCAAAATCGTCATCTTTGTCCTTTGAAGTGCCTTTTCCACCTAAGAACAGGATGCTCAAAGGATTAGATGTAACATTCAGATATAAAATGTCAGGAAACCACTGTGCATGGTTTGCTAAAATCAGCACGACCAATGATGTTGATTTCATATACAACCCGAAAGTATTTGGTGATCCTGGATTTGATGAAGTTGGTGTATGGTTTAGCTATTGGCCAATTGGAAACATATTAAATGCTGGAGATAAAGTTAATGTGTCTATTGATGTCATTAGCGGATTGGAGGTATACGAATGTGGTGCAAGCTTTGTATATATTAATGATGGCTTAAGGTATGAAACTCCTGAAAATGATATGGAGGGGGTTGAAAATCTTGGAAATCTGTCAGACTTTCGTCTGAGCTCAGGATCATACTATCTTTGTCGGCGTGATTTCTTTGAGTTAATGGAGGTCGGCAGACTCCCACGTGGTTGGTTTAGAAATATAATTGGTGATATGGTTGACCATACAG AGGTACGAGGATGGAGCAATACTGGTCGGCCTAAGAAGTTGAACCCGTCATTTACGGAGTTGAAATATGTTAGTTGCATCATCCATGGTCCTGAATCG GAGCAAGTTTACAAGATTCCAAAGAAGCCTAAATCACTATTTGTCAATAAAGCGACGGAGTTCACGTCAAGCATGTAA